One segment of Streptosporangium brasiliense DNA contains the following:
- a CDS encoding TetR/AcrR family transcriptional regulator, whose protein sequence is MAVSARRGRPLTPEEIYATTLRLVDAAGVDGLSMRKLAAELGVNPMSLYHHVENKTALVRGTCAAVASRLRLPPDDGTPWQEQLRALAHAYRSISQSHPSLWSYVNHHPDVIDQEGGMWVVFNRILVAAGVPAEELVHTRKALFTFVFGFLSAETSGLLTEFGGATDADDTFEVALDLIVAGLEARHS, encoded by the coding sequence ATGGCAGTGAGTGCGCGCAGGGGACGGCCCCTGACACCTGAGGAGATCTACGCGACCACGCTGCGCCTGGTCGACGCCGCCGGAGTGGACGGGCTGTCCATGCGTAAGCTGGCGGCCGAGCTCGGGGTCAACCCGATGTCGCTCTACCACCACGTGGAGAACAAGACGGCGCTGGTGCGCGGGACCTGCGCGGCCGTCGCCTCCCGGCTGCGGCTGCCCCCCGACGACGGCACCCCGTGGCAGGAGCAGCTACGCGCGCTGGCCCACGCCTACCGCTCCATCTCGCAGTCGCACCCGTCGCTCTGGTCCTACGTCAACCACCACCCCGACGTGATCGATCAGGAAGGCGGCATGTGGGTGGTGTTCAACCGGATCCTCGTCGCGGCCGGGGTCCCCGCCGAGGAGCTGGTCCACACCCGCAAGGCGCTGTTCACGTTCGTCTTCGGCTTCCTGTCCGCCGAGACCAGCGGGCTGCTCACCGAGTTCGGCGGTGCCACGGACGCCGACGACACCTTCGAGGTCGCCCTCGACCTCATCGTCGCCGGTCTTGAGGCCCGCCATTCCTGA
- a CDS encoding SGNH/GDSL hydrolase family protein, which translates to MIIGDSFTVGSGPVQRWDTYAARAARELGWQLVTAGAAGTGFVNPGPVERTFQRSFAEELSWRPAPDLLIVSGGHNDRRTRPGTVNGAARRLLELVRAHWPRTRTVVIGPIWMARAPRWAYGVRDAIASAAAEEGAAFLDPLGRRWGRGALLRDGVHPTHEGHLRLARWLVAALRGHGPGPAPR; encoded by the coding sequence ATGATCATCGGAGACAGCTTCACCGTCGGGTCGGGCCCGGTCCAGCGGTGGGACACCTACGCCGCGCGGGCCGCGCGCGAGCTGGGCTGGCAGCTGGTCACCGCGGGGGCGGCCGGGACGGGCTTCGTCAACCCCGGGCCGGTGGAGCGGACCTTCCAGCGGTCCTTCGCCGAGGAGCTCTCCTGGCGGCCCGCGCCCGACCTGCTGATCGTCTCCGGCGGGCACAACGACCGCCGGACCAGGCCCGGCACGGTCAACGGGGCCGCCAGGCGCCTGCTGGAGCTGGTCCGCGCCCACTGGCCGCGGACCAGGACCGTGGTGATCGGCCCCATCTGGATGGCGCGGGCCCCCCGATGGGCCTACGGGGTCAGGGACGCCATCGCCTCCGCCGCGGCCGAGGAGGGGGCGGCCTTCCTCGACCCGCTCGGCCGGCGCTGGGGCCGCGGGGCGCTCCTGCGCGACGGCGTCCACCCCACCCATGAGGGACACCTCCGCCTCGCGCGCTGGCTGGTCGCGGCGCTGCGCGGGCACGGTCCCGGCCCGGCGCCCCGGTGA
- a CDS encoding alanyl-tRNA editing protein: MSSDLYGRTRRLELADQNLRSFDAVVLASSPDGIVLSRSAFYPGGGGQPADHGVLIWLGVETRITGVRKGDELYLIPAEDDPLPPPGTTVRAAVADERRSALMRTHSALHVLCGVVFRDFGALVTGGNMEELSARMDFNLPEVPPGFKEAVEEACNAEIAADRRIDVRVLPRAEAFAIPDIIRTATNLVPETVEEVRIIDIVGLDCQADGGTHVASTKQIGRMRVAKIESKGKGFRRLRVEVAD; this comes from the coding sequence ATGAGCAGTGACCTCTACGGGCGTACGCGGCGACTCGAACTCGCCGACCAGAACCTGCGCTCCTTCGACGCGGTGGTCCTGGCCTCGTCACCCGACGGGATCGTCTTGAGCAGGTCGGCATTCTATCCAGGCGGGGGCGGCCAGCCGGCGGATCACGGGGTTCTCATCTGGCTGGGAGTGGAGACCCGCATCACCGGAGTGCGCAAAGGTGACGAGCTATACCTGATCCCCGCCGAGGACGACCCGCTCCCGCCGCCGGGGACAACTGTGCGGGCGGCCGTCGCCGACGAGAGGCGCTCGGCCCTGATGCGCACCCACTCGGCGCTGCACGTGCTGTGCGGGGTGGTCTTCCGTGACTTCGGCGCCCTCGTCACGGGCGGCAACATGGAGGAGCTGAGCGCCCGGATGGACTTCAACCTGCCCGAGGTGCCCCCCGGTTTCAAGGAGGCCGTGGAGGAGGCCTGCAACGCCGAGATCGCCGCCGACCGCCGGATCGACGTCCGGGTGCTCCCCCGCGCGGAGGCCTTCGCGATCCCCGACATCATCAGGACGGCCACGAACCTGGTGCCCGAGACGGTCGAGGAGGTCCGGATCATCGACATCGTCGGCCTGGACTGCCAGGCCGACGGCGGCACCCACGTCGCCTCCACCAAGCAGATCGGCCGCATGCGGGTGGCCAAGATCGAGAGCAAGGGCAAGGGCTTCCGCCGCCTCCGCGTCGAGGTGGCGGACTGA
- a CDS encoding transposase, which yields MDDRLKRHDLTEDEWIRLVPLLPAHPRRGHRWADHRAVINGVFFRNRTACSWRGVPEVYGRWKTVYNRHRRWSQDGTWETILDALRACDAPRAGDTLRAGDALRACHDGAGGRDRPGGPGSTAGGTRPRAPGARHAPPEDIRPGKIFELPGW from the coding sequence GTGGATGACCGCCTGAAACGTCATGATCTGACCGAAGACGAGTGGATACGGCTGGTGCCGTTGCTGCCCGCCCATCCCCGACGGGGGCACCGATGGGCCGACCACCGCGCGGTGATCAACGGCGTGTTCTTCCGGAACCGCACCGCCTGCTCGTGGCGGGGCGTGCCGGAGGTCTACGGCAGGTGGAAGACCGTCTACAACCGGCACCGCCGCTGGTCCCAGGACGGCACCTGGGAGACGATCCTGGACGCGCTACGGGCCTGTGACGCGCCACGGGCCGGTGACACGCTGCGGGCCGGTGACGCGCTGCGGGCCTGCCATGACGGGGCCGGGGGCCGGGACCGGCCCGGTGGCCCCGGCTCCACGGCCGGTGGGACCCGGCCCCGTGCGCCCGGCGCCCGTCATGCCCCGCCGGAGGACATCCGGCCCGGGAAGATCTTCGAGCTCCCCGGCTGGTGA
- a CDS encoding SDR family NAD(P)-dependent oxidoreductase, which yields MNTDLNGRVALITGASTGIGAATARAYGREGTRVAITYRNNPDSAEKVAADVEAVGGQAHVVRVDLEDLPTIDRAVATVVERWGEIDVLVANAVRWGGDGPPDPSLRFEDVPLQEWDAMIGANLIGTAATVRAVLPGMRAKGWGRIVLISSSVAEEGLPGPGPYGTAKSGLHGLARSLAWNGGRDGILVNVVAPGFTLTDSRPDIPAFVTDALAAATPTRRLSDSDDVANLVVFLGSGANGNLTGEVIRDGSAAARAPHIGG from the coding sequence ATGAACACAGATCTCAACGGCCGGGTGGCCCTGATCACCGGCGCGTCGACCGGGATCGGAGCCGCGACCGCCCGCGCCTACGGACGCGAAGGCACCCGGGTGGCGATCACGTACCGCAACAACCCGGACAGCGCCGAGAAGGTGGCCGCCGACGTCGAGGCCGTCGGTGGGCAGGCGCATGTCGTCCGGGTCGACCTCGAGGACCTGCCCACCATAGACCGCGCCGTCGCGACCGTCGTCGAGCGCTGGGGCGAGATCGACGTTCTCGTCGCCAATGCCGTGCGCTGGGGCGGCGACGGCCCGCCTGACCCCAGCCTCCGGTTCGAGGACGTGCCGCTGCAGGAGTGGGACGCGATGATCGGCGCCAACCTGATCGGCACGGCGGCCACGGTCCGCGCGGTCCTGCCCGGCATGCGCGCCAAGGGCTGGGGCCGCATCGTGTTGATCTCCTCAAGCGTCGCGGAGGAGGGCCTGCCCGGGCCGGGCCCCTACGGCACCGCCAAATCGGGCCTGCACGGGCTCGCCCGCAGCCTGGCCTGGAACGGCGGCCGGGACGGGATCCTGGTCAACGTCGTGGCACCGGGCTTCACCCTCACCGACAGCCGTCCTGACATCCCGGCATTCGTCACCGACGCCCTCGCCGCCGCCACCCCCACCCGCAGGCTCTCCGACTCCGACGACGTGGCCAACCTCGTCGTCTTCCTGGGCTCGGGAGCCAACGGCAACCTCACCGGCGAGGTGATCCGGGACGGCTCCGCCGCCGCCCGCGCACCGCACATCGGCGGGTAG
- a CDS encoding FMN-dependent NADH-azoreductase: MTHLLHLDAGGRSDSFSRRLGSTFVADWRVTHPDGVYTYRDLVADPVRPIDEDRVHLATQSSVNGVRDIETMDKVAAGAPELARSWAATRPLVEQLLAADVLLLGVPMYNFTVPAALKAWIDRVTLPWLPLKGKSAVVLSARGGGYGPGTPREQFDFQEPYLRAYFSVLGLDDVEFVHAELTHAAVMPFLAQFREQHEASHAAALAAVHALATRAPAGTPA, translated from the coding sequence GTGACGCATCTTCTCCACCTGGACGCCGGCGGACGCAGCGACTCGTTCTCGCGCAGGCTCGGCAGCACCTTCGTGGCCGACTGGCGGGTCACCCATCCCGACGGGGTCTACACCTACCGCGACCTGGTGGCCGACCCGGTGCGGCCCATCGACGAGGACCGGGTCCACCTCGCCACCCAGTCATCAGTGAACGGCGTGCGCGACATCGAGACCATGGACAAGGTGGCCGCCGGCGCCCCCGAACTGGCCAGGAGCTGGGCAGCCACCCGCCCGCTGGTGGAACAGCTCCTCGCGGCGGACGTCCTGCTCCTGGGCGTGCCGATGTACAACTTCACGGTGCCCGCCGCGCTCAAGGCATGGATCGACCGCGTGACCCTGCCCTGGCTGCCGCTCAAGGGGAAGTCGGCCGTGGTGCTGAGCGCGCGCGGCGGAGGCTACGGGCCGGGCACGCCCCGCGAGCAGTTCGACTTCCAGGAGCCCTACCTGCGCGCCTACTTCTCCGTGCTCGGACTGGACGACGTGGAGTTCGTCCATGCCGAGCTCACCCATGCCGCGGTCATGCCCTTCCTCGCGCAGTTCCGTGAGCAGCACGAGGCCTCTCACGCTGCGGCGCTCGCCGCGGTGCACGCCCTGGCGACCCGGGCGCCCGCCGGGACGCCGGCCTGA
- a CDS encoding MarR family winged helix-turn-helix transcriptional regulator produces the protein MANAPTPEGSPDIWLHQDLHWVFARLKQGLAAAEAAAVREHGMTLWGYTVLMAVVEAPAGSQLALAQAVSVDKSKLVLILDELENDGLVRRRPDPADRRARIIEVTTEGSRALKAARGDIKAIEDQLLADLAPAARDALQSALQHLVGEPIARVEAGRSPGTACTPAPA, from the coding sequence ATGGCCAACGCCCCCACCCCGGAAGGCTCGCCCGACATCTGGTTGCACCAGGACTTGCACTGGGTGTTCGCACGGCTGAAGCAGGGCCTGGCCGCAGCCGAGGCCGCGGCCGTACGCGAGCACGGCATGACCCTGTGGGGCTACACGGTGTTGATGGCCGTCGTCGAAGCCCCCGCCGGCTCCCAACTCGCTCTCGCCCAGGCCGTGTCGGTCGACAAGAGCAAGCTGGTCCTCATCCTCGACGAACTGGAGAACGACGGCTTGGTGCGCCGCCGGCCGGACCCCGCCGACCGCAGGGCCCGCATCATCGAGGTCACCACCGAAGGCAGCCGCGCCCTCAAGGCCGCCCGCGGCGACATCAAGGCGATCGAGGACCAACTCCTGGCCGACCTCGCCCCCGCGGCCCGGGACGCCCTGCAGAGCGCGCTGCAACACCTCGTCGGCGAGCCCATCGCGAGAGTCGAGGCCGGACGGTCACCCGGAACCGCCTGCACGCCCGCCCCGGCCTGA